The Corvus moneduloides isolate bCorMon1 chromosome 18, bCorMon1.pri, whole genome shotgun sequence genome window below encodes:
- the PUS1 gene encoding tRNA pseudouridine synthase A isoform X2: protein MAEDLRAAVSSQTKRLNSSSEVIQRLEENGHQNKRLKGNADEEDAEDQNKKSPKRKIVLLMAYSGKGYHGMQRNVGSSQFKTIEDDLVSALVQSGCIPENHGEDMKKMSFQRCARTDKGVSAAGQIVSLKVRLRDDILEKINNHLPSHIRILGLKRVTGGFNSKNKCDARTYSYMLPTFAFAHKDHVVQEELYRLDTETLERVNKLLACYKGTHNFHNFTSQKGPRDPSAKRYIMEMYCGEPFVRENTEFAVIKVKGQSFMMHQIRKMIGLVIAIVKGYAAESIMERSWGEEKVDVPKAPGLGLVLEKVHFEKYNRRFGNDGLHEPLEWTEEEEKIAIFKEQYIYPTIINTEREEKSMANWLNTLPIHDFNSSAVEMQTSNKNSKKSSDPEGSDGCGDDSD, encoded by the exons ATGGCTGAGGATTTAAGAGCAGCGGTTTCCAGCCAGACAAAGAGACTCAACAGCAGCAGCGAGGTGATtcaaaggctggaagaaaacGGGCATCAAAACAAAAGGTTGAAGGGTAATGCGGATGAGGAAGATGCAGAGGATCAGAATAAGAAGTCACCCAAAAGGAAGATTGTGCTCTTGATGGCATATTCTGGGAAAGGCTACCATGGGATGCAA AGAAATGTGGGATCTTCACAGTTCAAGACAATTGAAGATGACTTAGTCTCTGCCCTTGTTCAGTCAGGATGCATCCCAGAAAACCACGGGGAAGATATGAAGAAGATGTCTTTCCAGCGGTGTGCTCGAACAGATAAG GGTGTATCTGCAGCTGGGCAGATTGTATCACTGAAGGTCAGGCTAAGAGATGACATCTTAGAAAAGATCAATAATCATCTTCCTTCTCACATCAGAATTCTGG GCCTGAAGAGAGTCACTGGGGGATTCAATTCCAAGAACAAATGTGATGCCAGAACCTACTCTTACATGCTGCCAACATTTGCCTTTGCCCATAAGGACCATGTTGTGCAGGAAGAGCTTTATCGGCTGGACACAGAGACCCTTGAAAGGGTCAATAAACTGCTGGCCTGCTACAAAGGGACACACAACTTCCACAACTTCACGTCCCAGAAGGGCCCCAGGGACCCCAGTGCCAAGCGGTACATCATGGAGATGTACTGTGGAGAGCCCTTTGTCAGGGAAAATACGGAATTTGCGGTGATCAAAGTGAAAGGTCAGAGTTTCATGATGCACCAGATCAGGAAGATGATTGGGCTGGTGATAGCAATTGTGAAAGGTTATGCTGCTGAGTCCATCATGGAACgcagctggggagaggagaaggtcGACGTCCCCAAAGCCCCAGGACTTGGGCTGGTTTTGGAGAAAGTacactttgaaaaatacaacAGGCGTTTTGGGAATGATGGGCTGCATGAGCCACTGGAGtggacagaggaggaggagaagattgCTATTTTCAAAGAGCAGTACATCTATCCTACCATTATCAACACggaaagggaggagaaatcCATGGCAAACTGGCTAAATACCCTCCCCATTCACGACTTCAACTCGTCTGCTGTTGAGATGCAAACCAGCAACAAAAACTCAAAG aagagCAGCGATCCTGAAGGCAGTGATGGTTGTGGCGATGATTCTGACTGA
- the PUS1 gene encoding tRNA pseudouridine synthase A isoform X1: MLRWGLRVVSCGLSVPGSAACAGPWRRQRSVLKMAEDLRAAVSSQTKRLNSSSEVIQRLEENGHQNKRLKGNADEEDAEDQNKKSPKRKIVLLMAYSGKGYHGMQRNVGSSQFKTIEDDLVSALVQSGCIPENHGEDMKKMSFQRCARTDKGVSAAGQIVSLKVRLRDDILEKINNHLPSHIRILGLKRVTGGFNSKNKCDARTYSYMLPTFAFAHKDHVVQEELYRLDTETLERVNKLLACYKGTHNFHNFTSQKGPRDPSAKRYIMEMYCGEPFVRENTEFAVIKVKGQSFMMHQIRKMIGLVIAIVKGYAAESIMERSWGEEKVDVPKAPGLGLVLEKVHFEKYNRRFGNDGLHEPLEWTEEEEKIAIFKEQYIYPTIINTEREEKSMANWLNTLPIHDFNSSAVEMQTSNKNSKKSSDPEGSDGCGDDSD; the protein is encoded by the exons ATGCTGCGGTGGGGGCTCAGGGTCGTGAGCTGCGGCCTCTCCGTCCCGGGGAGCGCGGCGTGCGCCGGGCCGTGGCGGCGGCAGCGCAGC GTTCTTAAAATGGCTGAGGATTTAAGAGCAGCGGTTTCCAGCCAGACAAAGAGACTCAACAGCAGCAGCGAGGTGATtcaaaggctggaagaaaacGGGCATCAAAACAAAAGGTTGAAGGGTAATGCGGATGAGGAAGATGCAGAGGATCAGAATAAGAAGTCACCCAAAAGGAAGATTGTGCTCTTGATGGCATATTCTGGGAAAGGCTACCATGGGATGCAA AGAAATGTGGGATCTTCACAGTTCAAGACAATTGAAGATGACTTAGTCTCTGCCCTTGTTCAGTCAGGATGCATCCCAGAAAACCACGGGGAAGATATGAAGAAGATGTCTTTCCAGCGGTGTGCTCGAACAGATAAG GGTGTATCTGCAGCTGGGCAGATTGTATCACTGAAGGTCAGGCTAAGAGATGACATCTTAGAAAAGATCAATAATCATCTTCCTTCTCACATCAGAATTCTGG GCCTGAAGAGAGTCACTGGGGGATTCAATTCCAAGAACAAATGTGATGCCAGAACCTACTCTTACATGCTGCCAACATTTGCCTTTGCCCATAAGGACCATGTTGTGCAGGAAGAGCTTTATCGGCTGGACACAGAGACCCTTGAAAGGGTCAATAAACTGCTGGCCTGCTACAAAGGGACACACAACTTCCACAACTTCACGTCCCAGAAGGGCCCCAGGGACCCCAGTGCCAAGCGGTACATCATGGAGATGTACTGTGGAGAGCCCTTTGTCAGGGAAAATACGGAATTTGCGGTGATCAAAGTGAAAGGTCAGAGTTTCATGATGCACCAGATCAGGAAGATGATTGGGCTGGTGATAGCAATTGTGAAAGGTTATGCTGCTGAGTCCATCATGGAACgcagctggggagaggagaaggtcGACGTCCCCAAAGCCCCAGGACTTGGGCTGGTTTTGGAGAAAGTacactttgaaaaatacaacAGGCGTTTTGGGAATGATGGGCTGCATGAGCCACTGGAGtggacagaggaggaggagaagattgCTATTTTCAAAGAGCAGTACATCTATCCTACCATTATCAACACggaaagggaggagaaatcCATGGCAAACTGGCTAAATACCCTCCCCATTCACGACTTCAACTCGTCTGCTGTTGAGATGCAAACCAGCAACAAAAACTCAAAG aagagCAGCGATCCTGAAGGCAGTGATGGTTGTGGCGATGATTCTGACTGA